In Salinigranum rubrum, one genomic interval encodes:
- a CDS encoding transcription initiation factor IIB produces MATRDIYETGFDEDVRTESSANQCPECDGRVTTNAVETVCEDCGLVIDEQRIDHGPEWRAYDKEECERTGAPLTAARHDRGLSTEIRRGTDAKGNELSGKKRRRLARMRREQTRGRWRSKAERNLAHGLGEVRRLASALELSDSVRDQACQLFRSAQNEDLLRGRSIEAIAAASVYGACRCNGRSRLVDDVSEVARVVESRVTNAYKTLNEELGLPAEPVSPSMFVPRLASDLECPDEIRQRARTLAEQAEERGVTTGVHPAGFAAACLYKAGREEGRWLTQRDVAESGDVTPTTVRTHHETLDELAV; encoded by the coding sequence ATGGCAACGAGAGACATCTATGAAACTGGCTTCGACGAAGACGTCCGAACGGAGTCGAGTGCGAACCAGTGTCCCGAATGCGACGGACGGGTCACGACGAACGCGGTCGAAACGGTCTGTGAGGACTGTGGCCTGGTTATCGACGAGCAGCGTATCGATCACGGCCCGGAGTGGCGGGCGTACGACAAGGAGGAGTGTGAACGAACGGGCGCCCCGCTCACTGCGGCCCGCCACGATCGAGGCTTGTCAACGGAGATCAGGCGTGGCACCGACGCGAAGGGGAACGAACTCTCCGGGAAGAAGCGGCGGCGACTCGCTCGAATGCGCCGTGAGCAGACCCGTGGTCGTTGGCGGTCGAAAGCGGAACGGAATCTCGCACACGGGCTGGGCGAGGTGCGCCGACTGGCGAGCGCCCTCGAACTCTCTGATTCGGTTCGTGACCAGGCGTGTCAGCTCTTTCGGAGTGCTCAGAATGAGGATCTGCTTCGAGGCAGATCCATCGAGGCCATCGCCGCGGCCAGCGTGTACGGGGCCTGCCGGTGCAACGGTCGCTCGCGGTTGGTAGATGACGTCAGCGAGGTGGCCCGCGTCGTGGAGTCCCGGGTCACGAACGCGTACAAAACGCTGAACGAAGAGCTGGGCCTCCCCGCTGAGCCCGTCTCCCCCAGCATGTTCGTGCCGCGACTCGCCTCGGACCTCGAGTGTCCGGACGAGATCCGTCAGCGAGCCCGAACCCTCGCGGAGCAAGCTGAAGAGCGCGGCGTAACGACTGGCGTCCATCCGGCCGGGTTTGCAGCGGCCTGCCTCTACAAGGCCGGTCGCGAGGAGGGGCGATGGCTGACGCAACGTGACGTTGCCGAGTCCGGGGATGTCACGCCAACCACAGTTCGGACGCATCACGAGACGCTCGATGAACTAGCTGTCTAG